One stretch of Penaeus chinensis breed Huanghai No. 1 chromosome 27, ASM1920278v2, whole genome shotgun sequence DNA includes these proteins:
- the LOC125039415 gene encoding serine/arginine repetitive matrix protein 2-like isoform X3 produces MDIPLPEEIPLPGVGPGSMPNMSRAPPPPRGPGLLSTPTRPPPHIILPPGPPPDMSVPPPNFSVPPPFMSTPPPRLPRPSNVTPKKLGESTGKGERYSPSRVTVDDEEKDSSPATTTSTNTTVTSSPASDSSGTSKIGVKTNLPKLLGKDAAKKRLLAFSGKGLKVSSFSLSKTVKPAVKSALGEEDDTGDKKDKKTAVQVKKKKKEKVSSIEQIRDEESRLREALGLKNVLFNPYGPGLGTIARLLDNPEGLKRFEDKGKTAKIKLEEYEARQSEKQKDREKALGNRRKEKEKSSDNDKEKGRGKDGDREKDKAKGRDSDREKDKVKGKEGDRDKEVDKDRKLEHKSDSGKEDKLDSGSQKEEAKKRPKRVPKTWSEFKSENFGFDLLRQIRREQLRRRSRSRSRDRDRRRWSRSTSRDRGRSSKHQEKGPFLEESKLLYTLRAKGLNGLDKEYQGHMVQYTVTKPSLSYCINPYRYKAHFLTRFEIKRRESSETWEIFERFWEMESQFERENVSHENEPSRSWYPKCWELEVQEKVKETVEEQVQEVAIAATKSRWDSDNEEGEEGQPGLEWKESVEEKVLESNATALCEDKDESLSSEVCGPDEKVGEQPQDPSTIPFSEGLNEEYEAFMQMLDGNAVSKGDGKVEDKLPVADIKVEDGIDSTTEVKEKVKARSKEEVPVEPSFGNQTSTGIKQEVFSEVDLDSDEKHHDKSSDEEEDTKKTVEEMKRKERMERKMKKKMKKAKRKQKKAEKKAKKKAKKEMKRKEKDREREMDEGRGNSDSDAGSEQMLDTPRKGKREKRSESRELSRERETDRGHLCEVKRNEKREGTLDQKVMKGINVRESSETDKGNEKERETEKNKSRVYKDKYDSSGLRDREESDSDTKEWERKEEPETEKACRWPEKRKHYDGGKDYKKKEIKPEDVLESGDRKFEKTYKDAVSDTKAKGKIHTFEDSEDSPTYTPPRRGSSDESEDKLANRQGHDSDRSVSPDDWKRKDEPPSPLSSDASVDSLDRKSRRILKSKGHRNRGKNWVEEELNSDTNQSWRSHDSSSPEYYSSKLSEKDSRKADSAKYVPSDTSGYCDLSRSSSPVSEPDLAKTSTAESSEDDNEDFKSNKLYEKRVDTSEVISFSLDDIPYPPAGCPPSKNEESQNRVRRESERYSPSNMSMSPSPSSSSPSPSQSPARSLSSSPALQIPLPPTSVQNIPIPPLPGSLPKGPPLPLPDLKKIPIPPSGIPLPSVKPPVPQARTISSSQQTSHMPVGSPIVPKGQVPLPIPPPMPQNTSSMGSVHTRLPATQAVAPPSKLPFTPGGPNLLTPAHVHMSVPPPSILPLSVPPPTPLSVPPPTGVLPPLPLPKESLPDKAKLTSRPSSQDQSIPPVALLSPTSVPLPSSALNLDNEFSQKKANEEASTVKNSKNESEDTTGMVSTQWVEKNCDLEASEDDNSKDMSKNSRSIPITFRLGGSKQGSLKRLQKGPLLPEFIHEEEEEGLRGKPVDEDDEDQSSEVAETSDVFDAQKVMPTSSRSWESSKDEMQEAKSLKEDSPQSLPVSKGRTRRSRSRSPRRIRSSQRSRSPQRRRSPSRSSSVQRERSPVRGHSRERSKSPRMSRTPLKNRSPRRSRTPLQSRSPQRSKSPKRSRSPRRSRDSRSRSWSPRKLGNRRSPDRKRKMSPEFKRQRSPERNKRMETFSPRRSVRPNREAKSPVRVLAPRQSRERRSPKRYRSPSPSPVREDRIGSHFASPDSRHSRSPEKRIPTLHHGPRTPDRSEKTESVRSPQHGYQSDLGRERTAKRTLERSQSPELHDERRGYSQGRLGRQDYRASCSPDSRSPDGRIVHHHSPVRRSPSWSPARQHGQSPGWRSPTRQRAQSPGWRSPHYRSPERRPHYSPGRDQHSPVHRWSPHRSPGRSPRRSPHHRASPGSPLWRSPIRRSPGSRSPMRRSPIRRSSPRRSPLRRSPLRRSPLRRSPHRRSPGCRSPLRRSPLQRSPLRRSPRRSPRRSPRRSPRRSPIRRSPRHSPRRSPRRSMSPSIDNGDYEHHDRGWNDWEWSRDREREHSQDREHNHDESERWVSRPLSPRCKPEPEVYYSQHSRNISRNEDTIKIDADSTISDSELTGRREQLGRMTRESSPSTSPRDSPRRLSLDERLQQEHGLDVEEERQKRLQQQQQQQQHQARHLYNWGYQAHPVQVGNMLQVLPQDPSATPTPSSMIVQTGNVIQVVPAENMQMLGAEMVPGIPVSNGGMMSSVVQVVAGGVVGMSGSSPAPVPPPTSSSTAPILASPADSSPGKSRSTLMSSVPSTIPMPVPSSIPSPVATQGTTTATVNSPAAVASGTLSGPTPALMSLSPSAHTAGLPVAHLISLIQQQMSGITDTVIDPEVAAAEKEKAKQERRERKEKRRREREARREARQRERDRQRERDLAQQEELEKQLSDTEDEVLIREAMSEVPVIGSPVPEYEVLGDDDEEEDEDDESGERKKRRLLPVPLPPAEKGILMSPSYRYRVDYRPKAVKFADGILPGEGTSPSGGEEIHSPPPPTAKATKTKEKKLRKKRKVKVKIIKQYNVNDDDNDSPPPPPPGSPPPLAAIKLYPGYTHYSYTAPGTAVIYTQQPQQAYAYTSGQQGAVAVPGGMVLQSGTGTQPQAAISGLSGVSPGVLRYPGYVYTTVYSAGQQLQYVLPTPLTSQSAVSTQKIAKK; encoded by the exons ATGGACATTCCTCTGCCAGAAGAGATCCCTTTGCCGGGGGTTGGTCCCGGGAGTATGCCAAACATGAGCcgtgcacccccacccccaagagGCCCTGGTCTGCTCTCCACACCCACTCGACCACCTCCCCATATCATCCTTCCCCCAGGACCTCCGCCTGACATGTCCGTTCCTCCTCCAAACTTCAGTGTGCCTCCCCCGTTCATGTCAACGCCACCACCACGCCTTCCCAGGCCTTCTAATGTGACCCCAAAGAAGCTAGGGGAATCTACAGGCAAAGGAGAAAG ATACTCACCAAGTAGAGTAACAgttgatgatgaagagaaagatagtTCACCGGCAACCACCACATCAACCAACACAACTGTGACATCATCACCAGCCTCTGATTCCTCAGGGACATCAAAGATAGGAGTGAAGACAAATTTACCCAAATTATTAGGGAAGGATGCAGCCAAAAAGAGGCTTCTTGCATTCTCAGGAAAGGGACTGAAAGTCTCCTCATTTTCACTATCAAAAACAGTAAAGCCAGCTGTTAAGTCTGCTctaggagaagaagatgatacaGGGgacaagaaggataagaaaacagCAGtacaagtgaagaaaaagaagaaggagaaggtgtctAGTATTGAGCAAATTAGGGACGAGGAATCAAGACTCCGAGAAGCTTTAGGGTTGAAAAATGTGTTGTTCAATCCGTATGGGCCTGGTTTGGGTACCATAGCCAGGCTGTTAGACAATCCTGAAGGGTTGAAAAGATTTGAGGATAAAGGCAAAACAGCAAAGATCAAACTGGAAGAATATGAAGCTAGACAAAGTGaaaagcagaaagacagagagaaagcactagggaacagaagaaaagagaaagagaagtcctcagacaatgataaagagaaagggagaggcaaagatggagaccgagagaaagacaaagcaaaGGGGAGAGACAGTGATAGGGAGAAGGACAAAGTGAAGGGTAAAGAAGGGGATCGTGACAAAGAAGTAGACAAGGATAGGAAATTGGAGCACAAGTCTGATAGTGGCAAAGAGGACAAGTTAGATTCTGGAAGCCagaaggaggaagcaaagaaaAGACCTAAAAGAGTGCCAAAGACATGGAGTGAATTCAAATCTGAGAACTTTGGCTTTGACCTCCTGAGACAAATTAGAAGGGAACAGCTTAGGAGACGCAGCAGATCCAGGAGTCGAGACAGggacaggaggaggtggagtcgCAGCACCAGCCGGGATAGAGGTAGAAGTAGCAAACATCAGGAGAAAGGGCCATTCTTAGAGGAATCAAAATTGTTATATACACTCAGAGCCAAGGGTTTGAATGGTTTAGATAAAGAGTACCAAGGCCATATGGTACAATACACTGTAACTAAACCATCTCTGTCATATTGCATCAATCCTTATAGATACAAAGCACATTTTCTGACTCGGTTTGAAATCAAGAGAAGAGAATCATCTGAGACTTGGGAGATCTTTGAGAGATTTTGGGAAATGGAGTCACAGTTTGAAAGGGAAAATGTGTCTCATGAAAATGAACCATCCCGGTCCTGGTATCCCAAGTGCTGGGAGTTAGAGGTTCAAGAGAAAGTCAAAGAAACTGTGGAGGAGCAAGTACAAGAAGTTGCAATAGCTGCCACAAAGTCTCGCTGGGACTCAGacaatgaggaaggagaggaaggccagCCAGGCCTAGAATGGAAGGAAAGTGTGGAGGAAAAGGTCCTGGAGTCTAATGCAACTGCTCTCTGTGAAGACAAAGATGAGAGTTTGTCATCAGAGGTGTGTGGTCCTGATGAAAAAGTAGGGGAGCAACCACAAGACCCGTCTACAATTCCCTTCTCAGAAGGGCTGAATGAAGAATATGAAGCATTCATGCAGATGTTAGATGGCAATGCTGTGTCCAAAGGGGATGGCAAAGTGGAAGACAAACTTCCTGTTGCTGATATCAAGGTTGAGGATGGTATTGACTCAACAACTGAGGTTAAGGAAAAAGTCAAGGCCAGGTCCAAGGAAGAAGTACCAGTAGAACCCAGTTTTGGTAATCAAACAAGTACTGGTATAAAACAGGAAGTATTTTCAGAGGTGGATTTAGATTCTGATGAAAAACATCATGATAAAAGttcagatgaggaagaggataccAAGAAGACAgtagaggaaatgaaaaggaaagaaagaatggagagaaagatgaagaagaaaatgaagaaagctaagaggaaacagaagaaggcagagaagaaggcaaagaaaaaagcaaaaaaggaaatgaaaagaaaggagaaagacagggaaagagaaatggatgaaggaaggggaaacagtGATTCAGATGCTGGAAGTGAACAGATGCTTGATACaccaagaaaagggaagagagaaaagagaagtgaatcCAGGgagctgagcagagagagagagactgacagaggacATTTGTGCGAggtaaaaagaaatgagaagagagaaggaactcTTGATCAGAAAGTAATGAAGGGAATAAATGTTAGAGAGAGTTCAGAGACagataaaggtaatgaaaaagaaagagagacagaaaaaaacaagtcaAGAGTATATAAAGATAAGTATGACTCCAGTGGtctaagagatagagaagaaagtgatagtgatacaaaggaatgggagagaaaggaggaaccaGAAACTGAAAAGGCTTGTAGATGGCCTGAGAAAAGGAAGCATTATGATGGAGGTAAAgattacaagaaaaaagaaataaagcctGAAGATGTGCTTGAATCTGGAGACAGAAAGTTTGAGAAAACCTACAAAGATGCAGTAAGTGacactaaagcaaaagggaaaatCCATACATTTGAGGACTCTGAAGACAGCCCAACATACACTCCACCAAGGAGAGGTAGTAGTGATGAGAGTGAAGACAAACTGGCAAATAGACAAGGTCATGATAGTGATCGTAGTGTTTCTCCAGATGACTGGAAAAGAAAGGATGAGCCACCATCCCCTCTGTCCTCTGACGCCAGTGTTGATTCTCTTgacaggaagagcaggaggatatTAAAATCAAAAGGTCatagaaatagagggaagaatTGGGTTGAAGAAGAGCTGAATTCAGATACTAATCAGTCATGGAGATCTCACGATTCATCATCTCCTGAGTATTATTCATCAAAGTTGTCAGAAAAGGACTCCAGAAAGGCTGATTCTGCAAAGTATGTGCCAAGTGACACCTCTGGATATTGTGACTTGAGTCGCTCATCCAGTCCAGTGTCTGAACCGGATTTAGCTAAAACTTCAACAGCAGAATCTAGtgaggatgacaatgaggatTTTAAGAGTAACAAACTGTATGAAAAGAGAGTGGATACATCAGAGGTTATCAGCTTTTCCCTGGATGACATCCCATACCCTCCAGCTGGCTGTCCACCAAGCAAAAACGAGGAGAGTCAAAACAGGGTTCGCAGGGAAAGTGAGAGGTACAGCCCCTCTAACATGTCCATGTCTCCAAgcccgtcatcatcatcgccgtcaccAAGTCAGTCACCAGCTCGCTCACTGTCCTCATCGCCAGCACTTCAGATTCCTTTGCCTCCAACATCTGTCCAGAACATCCCTATCCCACCACTTCCAGGATCACTTCCAAAGGGCCCTCCTCTGCCACTGCCTGATCTCAAGAAgattcccattcctccttcagGAATACCCCTTCCATCAGTTAAGCCACCAGTACCTCAGGCAAGAACAATCTCAAGTTCACAGCAGACAAGCCATATGCCAGTTGGATCTCCAATAGTACCCAAAGGGCAAGTACCTTTACCCATTCCTCCACCCATGCCACAGAATACCTCTTCCATGGGATCGGTCCACACAAGGCTTCCTGCCACACAGGCTGTTGCTCCACCATCAAAGTTGCCTTTTACACCTGGGGGACCAAACCTTCTAACTCCAGCACATGTTCATATGTCTGtgcctcccccttccattcttcctctctcagtTCCTCCACCTACGCCATTATCAGTTCCTCCACCTACAGGTGTTCTACCACCTTTGCCTTTACCAAAGGAGTCACTGCCAGATAAAGCAAAACTGACGTCCAGACCATCATCTCAGGACCAGTCCATTCCTCCTGTAGCTTTATTATCTCCCACGTCGGTTCCCCTGCCAAGCTCAGCATTAAACCTAGATAATGAATTTAGTCAGAAAAAAGCAAATGAGGAAGCCAGTACAGTAAAAAATTCTAAGAATGAATCTGAGGACACCACTGGAATGGTTTCAACACAATGGGTGGAAAAGAACTGTGACCTTGAGGCATcagaggatgataatagtaaagatatgaGTAAGAATTCTCGTTCTATACCGATTACATTTAGGCTAGGAGGATCAAAACAAGGCAGTCTTAAACGATTGCAGAAGGGCCCATTATTACCGGAATTCattcatgaagaagaagaagagggcctTAGAGGAAAGcctgttgatgaagatgatgaggatcaGTCATCAGAGGTAGCAGAGACATCTGATGTATTTGATGCACAGAAGGTCATGCCAACATCATCAAGGTCATGGGAATCTTCAAAGGATGAAATGCAAGAAGCAAAAAGCTTAAAAGAGGATAGCCCTCAGAGCCTGCCAGTGTCTAAGGGGCGAACAAggagatcaagatcaagatctcCACGAAGGATCAGATCTTCGCAGAGAAGCAGATCACCACAGAGACGGAGATCACCATCAAGGAGCAGCTCTGTCCAAAGGGAAAGATCACCAGTGAGGGGCCActcaagagagagaagtaaatccCCAAGGATGAGCAGAACACCATTAAAGAACCGTTCTCCAAGGAGAAGCCGTACTCCTTTACAGAGTAGGTCCCCCCAGAGAAGCAAGTCTCCAAAAAGAAGTAGATCTCCAAGAAGATCTAGGGACTCAAGATCACGTAGTTGGTCCCCAAGGAAGCTTGGAAACCGTAGATCTccagacaggaaaagaaaaatgtcacCAGAGTTTAAGAGGCAAAGAAGTcctgaaagaaacaagagaatggAGACATTTAGTCCAAGAAGGTCGGTACGTCCAAATAGGGAAGCAAAGTCCCCAGTCCGTGTCTTGGCCCCTCGACAGTCAAGGGAAAGACGGTCTCCTAAGCGATATCGCAGTCCAAGTCCCTCCCCTGTAAGAGAAGATAGAATAGGATCACATTTTGCTAGCCCTGATTCAAGACATAGTAGGAGTCCAGAGAAAAGAATACCTACCCTACACCATGGACCAAGAACTCCAGATAGGTCAGAAAAAACAGAATCTGTCCGGTCACCGCAACATGGTTATCAGAGTGATCTTGGAAGAGAGAGGACAGCAAAACGAACTCTAGAAAGATCACAGTCGCCAGAATTGCACGATGAACGTAGAGGATATTCTCAGGGTCGATTAGGCAGACAGGATTATAGAGCCAGCTGCAGTCCTGATTCAAGAAGTCCGGATGGCAGGATTGTACACCATCATAGTCCTGTCCGCAGAAGTCCTTCATGGAGCCCAGCAAGGCAGCATGGACAGAGCCCTGGTTGGCGAAGTCCTACAAGACAACGTGCTCAGAGTCCAGGTTGGAGAAGTCCCCATTACAGGAGCCCAGAACGTCGGCCTCATTATTCACCCGGAAGAGACCAGCACAGTCCTGTTCATCGCTGGAGCCCACATAGGTCTCCAGGAAGATCACCACGAAGGTCCCCTCATCACAGAGCGTCTCCTGGTTCCCCTCTTTGGAGATCCCCTATACGTAGGTCACCAGGAAGTAGGTCACCAATGAGAAGGTCTCCTATTCGTCGATCCTCACCAAGGCGTTCTCCTCTACGAAGGTCTCCCTTGAGAAGGTCTCCTCTCCGAAGGTCACCTCATAGAAGATCACCTGGATGCAGGTCACCTCTAAGAAGATCACCTCTGCAAAGGTCACCTCTTCGGCGATCACCAAGGAGGTCCCCAAGAAGGTCTCCTCGTAGATCGCCGCGAAGGTCACCCATTCGGAGATCCCCCAGACATTCCCCAAGAAGATCGCCAAGGAGGTCAATGTCTCCCAGTATTGACAATGGTGACTATGAACATCATGATCGTGGATGGAATGACTGGGAGTGGTCAcgtgacagggagagggagcaCAGTCAAGATCGAGAGCATAACCATGATGAGTCAGAGCGCTGGGTCAGCCGCCCCTTGAGTCCAAGATGCAAACCAGAACCTGAGGTCTACTACAGTCAGCACTCTAGGAATATCAGTCGTAATGAGGACACTATTAAGATTGATGCAGACTCCACTATTAGTGACTCTGAACTCACGGGCAGAAGAGAACAGCTGGGACGAATGACAAGGGAGTCATCACCTTCAACCTCACCAAGAGACTCTCCACGACGCCTGTCATTGGATGAACGATTGCAGCAAGAGCATGGCCTTGATgttgaggaagaaagacagaaaagattacagcaacaacagcagcaacaacagcaccaaGCACGTCATCTTTATAATTGGGGATACCAAGCTCATCCAGTGCAG GTTGGAAATATGCTCCAGGTGCTCCCGCAGGACCCGTCAGCTACCCCCACTCCATCTTCGATGATTGTCCAAACCGGAAATGTCATCCAA gTTGTGCCAGCAGAGAACATGCAGATGTTGGGTGCAGAGATGGTGCCAGGGATCCCAGTGTCCAATGGGGGCATGATGAGCAGTGTGGTGCAGGTAGTGGCTGGAGGTGTGGTGGGCATGTCGGGGTCATCCCCGGCCCCCGTCCCACCCCCTACATCTTCGTCTACAGCACCCATCTTAGCCTCTCCAGCAGATTCCTCACCAGGAAAATCCCGGTCGACCCTCATGTCCTCAGTTCCATCAACTATCCCCATGCCagtcccttcctccattccctcaccAGTTGCCACACAAGGCACCACCACAGCTACAGTCAATTCACCTGCTGCAGTGGCTTCAGGTACCCTGTCAGGGCCAACACCAGCCCTGATGTCTTTGTCCCCCTCTGCTCACACAGCTGGGTTACCTGTGGCccacctcatctccctcatccaaCAG CAGATGTCTGGCATTACTGACACTGTCATAGACCCAGAAGTGGCTGCCGCAGAGAAGGAAAAGGccaagcaagaaagaagagagaggaaggaaaagaggaggcggGAAAGAGAAGCCAGGCGCGAGGCGAGACAGCGTGAGAGGgataggcagagggagagggatctGGCACAGCAAGAAGAATTGGAAAAACAACTGTCAGACACTGAGGATGAAGTTCTCATTAGG GAAGCCATGTCAGAAGTGCCAGTGATTGGTTCTCCTGTACCTGAGTATGAGGTTCTTggagatgatgacgaggaggaggatgaggatgatgagtcTGGTGAGAGGAAAAAACGGCGGCTCCTACCCGTCCCTCTGCCGCCTGCTGAGAAGGGCATCCTCATGAGCCCAAGTTACAG ATATCGTGTTGATTATCGTCCCAAAGCGGTCAAGTTTGCTGACGGAATCCTGCCTGGGGAAGGGACTTCTCCTTCTGGTGGTGAGGAAAtccactccccacctcccccaacagCAAAGGCCACTAAGACCAAGGAAAAGAAACTGCGCAAGAAGcggaaagtcaaagtcaaaatcaTAAAACAG tataACGtgaatgatgacgacaatgactcgcctccaccaccaccacctggcTCACCACCACCTCTTGCTGCCATCAAACTGTATCCTGGTTACACCCATTATAGTTACACTGCTCCAGGAACAGCTGTAATCTATACGCAACAGCCGCAGCAAGCATAtg CCTATACATCAGGCCAGCAGGGTGCTGTTGCAGTGCCTGGTGGAATGGTCTTACAGTCAGGGACAGGTACTCAGCCACAAGCAGCAATAAGTGGATTAAGTGGAGTCTCCCCAGGAGTATTGCGATATCCAGGCTATGTCTACACCACAGTCTATTCAGCTGGACAGCAGTTGCAGTATGTTTTACCAACTCCACTAACATCACAGTCTGCTGTATCAACTCAAAAGATTGCAAAGAAATAA